One part of the Malus sylvestris chromosome 2, drMalSylv7.2, whole genome shotgun sequence genome encodes these proteins:
- the LOC126613723 gene encoding serine acetyltransferase 2-like, whose protein sequence is MACVSDESWVPLPKLLSDRLYLREDDRRDADDDQSGFFGSESTAYRLEKVFPVYALGISKPESDSIVGPASVSGDPIWDAIREEAKLEAEKEPILSSFLYASILAHDCLEQALGFVLANRLQNPTLLATQLMDIFYDVMLRDEDIQRSIRLDVQAFKDRDPACLSYCSALLYLKGYHSLQVHRVAHSLWSQGRKVLALALQSRISEVFGVDIHPAAKIGEGILLDHGTGVVIGETAVVGNRVSLMHGVTLGGTGKEIGDRHPKVGDGALIGASATILGNIKIGRGAMVAAGSLVLKDVPPHSMVAGIPAKVIGYVDEIDPSLTMKHDATKEFFEHVAVQRRDTRPAGGQSSGRIDGSI, encoded by the exons ATGGCTTGCGTGAGCGATGAGAGCTGGGTCCCTCTCCCCAAACTGCTCTCCGACCGCCTCTATCTCCGGGAAGACGACCGCCGCGACGCCGACGATGATCAGTCCGGGTTTTTCGGGTCCGAGTCCACAGCGTACCGGTTGGAGAAGGTTTTTCCGGTTTATGCATTGGGGATTTCGAAGCCCGAGTCCGACTCCATTGTTGGACCCGCTTCCGTTTCCGGCGACCCGATTTGGGATGCAATAAGGGAAGAGGCCAAGTTGGAG GCAGAAAAGGAGCCAATTTTGAGTAGCTTCTTGTATGCCAGCATCTTGGCACATGATTGTTTAGAGCAGGCGTTGGGGTTTGTTCTCGCCAACAGACTGCAGAACCCGACGCTTTTGGCAACTCAACTGATGGATATATTCTATGATGTGATGCTGCGTGATGAAGATATTCAGCGATCCATTCGCTTAGATGTGCAG gCATTTAAAGaccgtgatccagcctgcttGTCATATTGTTCGGCCCTATTGTATCTCAAG GGCTACCATTCATTGCAAGTACATCGAGTAGCTCATTCGTTGTGGAGTCAAGGACGCAAAGTATTGGCCTTGGCATTACAAAGCCGAATTAGTGAG GTCTTTGGAGTGGATATTCACCCAG CTGCAAAAATTGGAGAGGGAATACTGTTGGATCATGGTACTGGTGTGGTTATTGGCGAAACTGCTGTTGTAGGAAACAGAGTTTCACTGATGCAC GGTGTGACTTTGGGGGGAACTGGAAAGGAAATTGGTGATCGTCATCCAAAAGTAGGTGACGGCGCACTGATTGGAGCCAGTGCAACTATACTTGGGAATATCAAAATAGGTCGAGGAGCAATGGTAGCTGCTGGTTCGCTTGTGCTGAAAGATGTCCCTCCACACAG CATGGTGGCGGGAATACCAGCAAAGGTGATTGGATATGTAGACGAAATAGATCCTTCGTTAACAATGAAGCACG ATGCTACCAAAGAATTTTTTGAACATGTAGCTGTGCAGCGTAGAGATACAAGACCTGCTG GAGGTCAGAGCTCAGGAAGAATTGATGGGAGCATTTGA
- the LOC126611911 gene encoding isocitrate dehydrogenase [NAD] regulatory subunit 1, mitochondrial-like, whose translation MARRSVQLLRHLLPKATAPTLSPTSNPTRSVTYMPRPGDGAPRAVTLIPGDGIGPLVTNAVEQVMDAMHAPIYFETFEVHGDMPKVPDEVMESIKKNKVCLKGGLATPMGGGVSSLNLQLRRELDLYASLVNCFNLPGLVTKHENVDIVVIRENTEGEYSGLEHEVIPGVVESLKVITKFCSERIARYAFEYAYLNNRKKVTAVHKANIMKLADGLFLESCREVATNYPSIAYNEIIVDNCCMQLVSKPEQFDVMVTPNLYGNLVANTAAGLAGGTGVMPGGNVGADHAIFEQGASAGNVGNQRILDLKKANPVALLLSSAMMLRHLQFPSFSDRLETAVKRVILEGKCRTKDLGGQSTTQEVVDAVIAALD comes from the exons ATGGCCCGCAGATCCGTGCAACTCCTCCGCCACCTCCTCCCGAAAGCAACCGCCCCAACCCTCTCCCCCACCTCCAACCCAACCCGATCCGTAACCTACATGCCCCGCCCCGGAGACGGCGCCCCTCGCGCCGTAACACTAATCCCCGGCGACGGCATCGGTCCTCTCGTTACCAACGCCGTCGAGCAGGTCATGGACGCGATGCATGCGCCAATCTACTTCGAGACCTTCGAGGTCCACGGCGACATGCCGAAGGTTCCGGATGAGGTGATGGAGTCGATCAAGAAGAACAAGGTGTGCTTGAAGGGCGGGCTGGCGACGCCCATGGGCGGCGGCGTGAGCTCTCTCAATTTGCAGCTGAGGAGGGAGCTTGATCTCTACGCCTCCCTCGTCAACTGCTTCAATCTGCCGGGGCTGGTGACGAAGCACGAGAATGTCGATATTGTCGTGATCAGGGAGAATACCGAGGGCGAGTACTCTGGGCTCGAACACGAGGTCATTCCTGGCGTCGTTGAAAGCCTTAAG GTGATCACAAAGTTCTGCTCGGAGCGTATTGCTAGATATGCGTTTGAGTATGCTTACCTAAACAACAGAAAGAAGGTGACTGCTGTGCACAAAGCAAACATTATGAAGCTTGCAGATGGTCTCTTCTTGGAGTCTTGTCGTGAGGTCGCCACAAACTATCCTAGCATTGCGTATAATGAAATCATTGTCGACAACTGCTGCATGCAACTTGTTTCGAAGCCCGAGCAATTTGATGTCATG GTGACACCGAATCTTTATGGCAATCTTGTTGCCAATACAGCAGCTGGTCTTGCTGGTGGCACTGGAGTTATGCCAGGAG GCAATGTTGGGGCTGATCATGCTATTTTCGAGCAAGGCGCTTCAGCAGGAAATGTTGGAAATCAGAGAATATTGGACCTAAAGAAAGCAAACCCAGTGGCCCTCCTTCTCTCCTCCGCCATGATGTTGAGACATCTGCAATTTCCATCCTTTTCTGATCGACTAGAAACTGCAGTGAAACGAGTAATATTGGAGGGTAAATGCAGGACAAAGGACCTTGGAGGACAGAGCACAACCCAAGAGGTTGTTGACGCGGTCATTGCTGCCTTAGATTGA
- the LOC126611902 gene encoding protein STRICTOSIDINE SYNTHASE-LIKE 5-like, with the protein MHSPSPAQASDGAHPTPTRKTPSWHSTLLIFSVLAPVAIALLIYQLDTLNPAPLPLHELTQPVAAAPKRNAHMLKGSEFVGAGALMAPEDVAYDPKSGFIYTGCADGWVKRVTLNESAADSVVENWVFTGGRPLGLAHGADKEVYVADTEKGLLKISEEGTIELLTDEAEGVKFKLTDFVDVAEDGMIYFTDASYKYSLHEFMWDILEGRPYGRFLSYNPTTKETKVLVRNLYFANGLVVSPDQNYVIFCETVMRRCRKYYLQGTKKGSVENFIDQLPGMPDNIRYDGEGRYWIALATDVKPYWDLALRYPFIRKVLAIVKRYAGGRPYLEKNAGVFAVNLDGEPIAHYSDPELFLITSGIKIGKFLYCGSVVYPYIIRLDLDRHPAHPTT; encoded by the exons ATGCACTCCCCTTCCCCAGCCCAAGCCTCCGACGGCGCTCATCCCACTCCCACAAGAAAAACTCCTTCATGGCACTCAACTCTTCTCATCTTCTCAGTACTAGCTCCAGTAGCAATAGCCCTACTCATTTACCAACTCGACACGCTCAACCCAGCTCCTCTGCCGCTTCACGAGTTGACTCAACCAGTCGCAGCTGCTCCGAAGCGTAATGCTCATATGCTCAAAGGGTCGGAGTTTGTGGGTGCCGGGGCTTTAATGGCACCGGAAGACGTGGCTTACGATCCGAAGTCGGGATTTATTTATACCGGATGTGCTGATGGGTGGGTTAAACGAGTCACGCTGAACGAGTCGGCTGCTGACTCGGTGGTGGAGAACTGGGTTTTCACCGGCGGGAGGCCACTCGGACTTGCTCACGGCGCTGACAAGGAGGTTTACGTGGCTGACACGGAAAAG GGGCTACTGAAGATAAGTGAGGAGGGAACAATCGAACTGCTGACAGATGAGGCCGAGGGTGTAAAATTCAAGCTAACCGATTTTGTAGATGTAGCAGAAGATGGTATGATATATTTCACAGATGCTTCATACAAATACAGCTTGCATGAGTTCATGTGGGACATTTTAGAAGGTAGACCCTACGGTAGATTTCTGAGCTACAATCCGACGACCAAAGagaccaaagtgctcgttcgaaACCTGTACTTTGCTAATGGACTTGTGGTCTCTCCCGATCAAAACTATGTCATCTTCTGCGAAACTGTCAT GAGAAGGTGTAGGAAATATTACCTGCAAGGCACTAAAAAAGGGAGTGTAGAAAACTTTATCGACCAGTTACCGGGCATGCCTGATAATATCAGATATGATGGAGAAGGCCGCTACTGGATTGCACTGGCCACG GATGTTAAACCATACTGGGATCTAGCACTTCGATATCCTTTTATTCGGAAAGTCCTAGCGATCGTGAAGCGGTATGCAGGAGGCAGGCCATATTTGGAGAAGAATGCTGGCGTATTTGCTGTGAATTTGGATGGGGAGCCGATTGCTCATTACTCTGATCCTGAGTTGTTTCTTATTACAAGTGGGATCAAGATTGGAAAGTTCCTCTACTGCGGTTCCGTCGTCTATCCCTACATTATCCGCCTCGATCTGGATCGACATCCTGCACATCCCACCACATGA